In Ascaphus truei isolate aAscTru1 chromosome 2, aAscTru1.hap1, whole genome shotgun sequence, the genomic stretch ctggctgcagcgtctctccattcactattccagcctactgtgttagtgactctgtcacatatccctctccccagcgaaacattgtcctgtggagcggcccgtgcaccattcccgtgcaccagcatctttggccaaaatgtctgacgtcggcccttccctccccctttttttttcttgccttccaatttaggcattttctttttggggtaattaccaggccatctgggcctgaggactggtacctcactatctccttgtgttcAGAGACTCCTTCACCCTGTAAAAGAGCCTTGACtttggtcagctcattgcatattcctgccagtgactgtttggccttttcctgtgaagacagcaactccgctttagcggtgatgggttttggacctttttccatcagcatatcttcagtgttgggtttcacATCTGTTATTTTCAGAACTTCaaattgggtgggggtctttttaaccccaagtgcaccccatgatgcctctCTTTTACAGTTGGCAGACTCGAAGGCTTGGGCCTGTCTTTCTTGTCcccttaacttactccgttgggagtgttgctgaacaaactgtgaggtctttctcatcttacaaacatggacactctttagtcccattctcgactgtctcttcacagcggctgccttccttgcaaggagaccactatgggtcccatagtacaactggcttcttactgtgctactacatagcaccttggtcttcccatcccgtgccttgtgaaaagtagactgtaacactgcaacggtattgcagtcacgcttcctggtgcgcctcacttgctttatctctaccaccgtttttcccatggactgcttctgtgaTCCAAGGGTCTGTCTTAGGGTTgtaacctctttctccaacttcagctgaggaatctcctgctgggcagcattagagtccaacgtagcaccctgctcagtcttcagagcctcgagtatctcatccaggtcacgcttttgtttctccgccatcttgcggccagcacgctcagactccaggtccttcctcaggtcatgaagctgtccttctgcatttcttttttcactcagtgtaGCTGCCAGTTCATCTTCTTTGGCGTCGAGTCGCGATTTCACATCTCCTAGCTGGTTCAGCGCAAGTCTTAAGTCTGTTTCTTtcgctctatttctgacctgccactgccagtgctgctcccggaccttgtccagctccagctgcagtcgggccATATCATTGGACGTGTGGTCCAGAAGCTTgcgggtatcagccatctcggtttcatagcgcaatgacaggcaggccacctgtcggacggtcaccttctcccgctcggcgagctgtatcttgtgctcagcaacctgcgtttgcagctcttcaatttgatcctgaaaatcccctctcagggccctcacctcttcctggtgcttgctctgggcttgcgtcagctcctccttcatcttttggagccctgcagtttttgtcgccagtatcgctgttgcttctgtcttccaggcttctttctccttggcatactgactcatggagatggagttgcctctctgtttctccagctcttgctccagtctttggaccttctcatgttccctctcacacagagtcacctggcttctaagctccgcctccagcgatgctcttgtggcgctcaacgtgatcttcagctgctccagggcgaggcattctttttccagcattttctctgcattctgcagagcagcctgttcTTCATTTTTTCCTTTCGCCAATtgtgtcttcactttctgcgcttggtgaagcttctcagtcccatcactgacctgaccagtcaggtttaaaacctcttccttcaggtttatattctccattttcacagtctctacatcccttaggaccgtttcattggctttcttcaaagtacccagctctgcccctagcgatgctcttgtggcgtacagcgtggccctcagttcctcatgctgttctgtggggacatactgggtactcagccgttcctgtagcactcgctgcttctccttggctgcttgcagacttgcatgtagctcttgcagctggctctgccataagtgcgttgcctgtgtgtgctgctgcagggagacacgttgcatcctctctgcattctgcagtgcttcctgcacctctagcttttcctggatcaattgcttctccacttttcctgcttggtggagcttcttatcacctttactgatttgatcagtcaagtctgaatttttctgcgtcagacttacattctccttctttacagtctctaaatccctcagggcattctcatgggtttccttcaacatacccagctctgtgtttagactgtggccctcctggcgtgagagctccagctctgttttgagcgtgctagcttcttggtgagaaacttctaagtcttttatgaagttttgcacatctctctgggacatctgatagcatagtctccagtcaggacttgttctctctgattccatgttcgcaattgcggtgttggccttattcaaacttgtcgtcagctcctccaactcactgcgcaagagatgctctgttttctttaatgctgcatactcttgtatagctgggagtatacacctctgtacctcggcattagcttctcgctccctattcaattgtttctgcaagacatcataatcacgctgggcagtttggagtgcagaaattacggcctcttttccctggatcaaggattcagcttccctttgttcctccttttcctttgccaccgttcctgtgacaattctgcccatcactctggtctgcagcacatcttggtggcttgctgacgcctgttgtcctgatatcgcaggctcaagtggttcggtcacttcctctgtgacttgacaaatatttttatttttcttctttctctttgttttattagttccagagacatcagtggtactgggcacacacacactggacacttttgcagctttcatctgcgggtacgtctctcttctcggggccacatatgcgtcgtcatcataatcatcatatggcctgaagggacactgttttgtatggttaagtacattgcaaaactgacacttgacggcggccattttaaaaccccggggtttttttgtttgtttttttcacacccgacgaggcagactttgcacaacacacgtaagttgttcttgctttacaatatttgaaccttctggaTTCTttttagggcaacttctttgcaaaaatccattttcactttcttttttaccagacagggcaaactttacctcacagcacttgctagctgcaaattcactcacttcagcaaaaggccttagctttacacagcaatcctttcatacccgacggggcaaaatttacactcagcgcttgctagctgtaacttccatgcttcagcaaaaatcattttttttttccgcttgagttcagtgtctcaacacatcttcatctactgacccccagaggcgtagcatcccacttctgacaccacctgtggcaggatggcctcgtggcggggtcagtaagacgctaggcACGATGGGacaactttaaacactagtggtttattagccacaaccaaaataagtacgggtgcactgtccctttaagaaactactttcttgaaaattaaagcctagtcccgttagggacactaactcacttcttgagcccttactaacaggacagccagctaatctggtcatgcccaaaacatgctacacaaaggataacgataCGTATAAGATGGACTGTGTTGGACTGTTGTCCGGTAATATATAAAATGGTATAAAAATGGTTAGAAGTGTAAATATACACAGTGGTGGTGGTATTAACAGTAATACTATATCAGGCAGTTAATTATGTGCACATGATAACACTTAAAGGTTATTTTGAGAATGCAAGTCAATTTGTTTCATAATGAATTTTGCTGCACCTGCCTCCATTTCTAAGAGATTTGTTTAACATGTATGCATATTGCCCAAACCACAAATTGTTTATGTCACAAGAGAGGTCATTAGGATCCTAGAGATCTAGTCTGCAGAACAGTTATCATGTGCACATAATTAACTGCCTGATATAGTATTACTGTTAATACCACCACCACTGTGTATATTTACACTTCTAACCATTTTTATACCATTTTATATATTACCGGACAACAGTCCAACACCCAATAAAGAATAAAGGTTTTTTATACTATTTAATTGTAATAGCTCTAATTGATTGCAATCAAACAATCAATTAGGTATCagcctataaagagggaagacacagggcatcgGGCAGGAACCTGatgaagcatcactgcgaaacgcgtagttccctgctgGAGCCCATTgagtgaaggacccagccagcctgctgacatccgggaagatctcttcttccggtcccgccgtcggacacGATCACGGGAGCCACACTGGTGAGAGGGATACCACTACCTATTGCTTCTGGCAGTACTCCCTAAGGGAAAGACTGCATATTGGACTTTGTAAGCCAGCCTTATtaactcattaacccctgaccaatAGCAGGCTATCCAAACATATAGAAGCCCGCTAGTCACCCATATATatcacatattttatttatttatttatttcacttaCCCCATCGTCGAACTACACGCTTCATAGTTCCAATCTTGCATTTACAGAATTGACATTGGCATTTTAGAACTGCACACAAACTGCTCAAACCACACAACTATTTTTAAATTTttatctattttttatttatttttatttggttttaaaaaaaatttaggaATTTTTTAAAGATAAATTTATTAACTCTTTATTGTTCTGTTTGCCTACCTAAAACACTAATTCCGTGTTTCCCATTGTTCTATCTCAATTTCTGAGctaaatcccgtgcgctgaccaaccctccatttCCACTGctactacaagaagattccgggttttatcttctctactggtccagttgcagaaaacaacaagggcaagtatacactaccctttctttggttacacattaCCTCACAGGCAGTACCGCAAGCTTTAATatatagggagcgccccagcctttTCTCTTTTTGTCACATTGTAGTCCTCTGGGTTAGGGTAGCGATTTCTTCCTTAAATTCTGTGACCGCCGAGCAGAGCTCGGCCTGGAAGGTCTCCTTAATTTTGTTGAACAGATCCTCCAGGAATGATCTTGTTTCGTCACAGCCCTCTGCCTCTTTTGTGGTCTGGCCTCTCGCATGGGTGTGTCTCTTTCAGCTTGGTCTCCCTCTGCCCGTATAGCCGTGCATTGGGAGCCCCCAAAGACGCGGGTACATTTTTGCACCGTGGGATGTTTAGATTTGGCTGCCATCCTGAGTTTGTGCTGCAGATCTTGGATGTTTTCTTTTTGGGAGGTTTTCGTCGTAAACTTGCTTAAGTTTGATTATTCatgtgagggtctctggagcttccTCTCTAGGCTTCCATCTCCATCAACGTCCTGGAAGGGTCtcggcttccattttttttttaaaggatgtgacatcatcttaaagggatggaagcctatgctacctgattggctgacttccctccctttaagatgacgacacagccttaaaaaaaaaatggaagctgttgGGGATGTAccatttgcactcaaatgtgacattacAGGCCTTACATAAGCCTCATTTGAGCACTGAAAGttttttccactgttcttggctgtcacatgaATTAATCAACAGAGTACCATGGAATTCTGCGCATCATGCAGAGCATTGTGTAGAGGGTCAACAGTTGGTGCCGGAGAAGGATTTGGAGGGTGAAtctcagcaaaggtaagaaatgcattgattgtattttatttattttttagtttgCCCATTGACTTCAAATATGTTTATCGATGCTCCTTTCTGGGTGTAGATAAGCACAGTAACAATtactgcattttttggcaaatggcttttatttaaatgtcatgtattttatttggtgtttTTTTAGGTGTCCCATTTATTGCCATAGTAGAATATTTTAcgactgtgccaatcaattggtttttgacaaatgtgttttaaaaaaaaaatgttttaatgtaatgtattttattcagtgcttgtgtttttatttgtagcttgcccatttattgccattgtggcaaaccatgcccatattatgggcatggttttaccactgtgccaatcaatgggtgggggttgggggtagTTGCCAAgagaagggtggttaggcctcccgggtttgtagcATGAgggagattaaccccttaattaccagaGTGGTTAATaacagctaaggtgattaagggaatGAAGGTCAGTAGTTACTTTTTTAAATTTACTGCTGTCAGTGTCGATGCCCACTGAAGAAAACGCagaggaagatgaggaggatACGGACGGCCTTcattctggcaggggtaagtacaactttaatttactatatgctgactGAGTAATGTTctgtttatgttttatttatttaatgggcaaatgtgctattatccagatctagataatagagattttgaccattactgtactgtatatgttggggggtttgtattgtaatgtttattgggggtagagtgggtaggaaaagggggtagttgcccgagggtggggggttaggcctcttgggtgggtagtgggaggggttaaccctttcattaccatagctgttactaccgctaaggtaattaagcggttaacccctcccacaatcTTCAAGGTAGGTAcaaccacccaccctgtggcaactacccccttcaccgaccccctctacccccaattaaCCAGGAACTCTGGCctatcccttcattgccttagcagctatctgctaaggtaatgaagcattttttattttattttgataacagtattgaagcaggggttctccttaactgaaccacattcatttcagcctcagagtccccctgcttcccgagttacaggcctgttatggggtgtcggtatcccccttcattgtttaaatgtcccagtcacgtggctacataccggcaccccaaaacagggcctgtaactggaaAAGCAGaatacagttcagctccggagaccccctgcttcaaaactgtGTTTTTCAAATAAAAGCcacgcgatcgcctgttagaggcgcgcaggtagagtgactgattcagtctcactctgtgcgcgtctctcacacacagatgTAGGGACCCCAGCAGTCTTAATCCCGTGGcccattacagcctgctatggACTGTCCCACGGAGGGTTTTACACTTTGCATACTGCTCCGTCCCATTCCCCTGGCAGCTGATAAGATAGAAAAGATTGCATCGGTATGTGTTTCAACTTGGTTCCATAGACACGCATGTGCAGACTTCAATGACACGCATGTGTTTCAACCACACACGTACTGTACCACACATGTAATTCACGCAGTACATTACTGTATTTATTCATGATTTTTATATAGAATATTCTCCCTTTACAGGTGAAGAGCCAGCCAGCCTGAAGATGCAGAAAGACTGTACCTTTGGAATAACAGTGAAGAAATATGTATTATTGTATTCTTCATAAAGTCAattacctgatgaaaggtccacatGGGACCTCAAACTgtttttccactgttcttggctgcacattaaatggagaatgttattatgaacttgtgagtagagctctactttgtatctctgcctTAGGAGACctacactttgaagaaattgtatgtctatgttgtgttggctgcacacctggaactgtttccccgcactttggaattggGTTACATTTCAAAACAATTATATGCAGCATGATATCATATCGGATCATGCGAAAATTAACAGGAATAAAGGAAGGTTACGttgcatttagattttgaagacacACTAGCGCATAATAGAATTTCAGCTCGGTATTGCTACCAATGCTAAAACGCCTTTGTCCTGGCAACGTCATATTCGCGCGTCACCCGCGAGCAGCTGTAAGTGTGACAGCAGCTGATCCCGGTCTCTCTCCACCTGTCGATCAGCTGTTCATTCACTTTTACCAACGTAATTGTTCATATACTtgtaataaatactttaatactGATCTTTGGTGCGCTCCGTGTATCTTTtatatttcaattaaaaaaacactTCTCAAACAACATGATACCAATACACTATTTTATTCTCAAACTTTACATCTCATAAAAAAATCACAGTATTCTGTTTAAAAAGTCACTAGATATAAATTGCTAAAAAAGAGTATCTTAAAATTCTACAATTGGTACTAGTGTCTGTCCTACAGGGGTTTAAAACAGGACTGACACTGGAAGAGAACAAAGAAAAAGTGAGGCAATCTAGACTGATAGCACCTGGTATAGAAGACAAGAATCATGACAGAAGAGGAGAGTGGATTTTACCAGTTGTTTTTATTACACGATACCGGTATATTGGAAACCCCCTACTctgaacaaggaagtggtttcTCACTTGTATGAATCCTGTGGTGCTTTAGGAGGTAACCCTTATGAGAAAAgctttccccacacactgtacatgggAATAGTTTCTCCCCTTTGTGAATCATGAGGTGTGTAAGGAGTGATTTCTTATAACGAAATTgttccccacactctgtacatgtgaaatgtttctcccctgtgtgaatcctgtgGTGTATGAGGAGTGATTCCTTAATACGAAATTgttccccacactctgtacatgtgaaaggtttctccccggTGTGAATCCTCTCGTGTTCAAGGAGACGGGACTTCGTTGTATAACTGTaaccacactctgcacatgtgaaaggtttcaccCCTGTATGAGTCTTTTGGTGTTGGCGGAGGCTGCCCTTAGCactgaattgtttctcacactctgtacattggtaaggtttctcccctgtgtggatcCTCTGGTGTTTGAAGAGGTTGCTCTTCAGTGAAAAGCttttctcacactctgtacatgggaATCGTTTTgcccctgtatgaatcatctggtgttcGATGAGGCGGACATTACTAATGAaatgtttcccacacactgtacatgagAATGGTTTTGACtctgtatgaatcatctggtgtttgaggaggctgcccttaatactgaattgtttctcacactctgtacacgGGAATGGTCCTGTCCCTGTGTGAATCATATGGTGTCTGAAGAGGCTGATCTTCCGTGAAtaacttttcccacactctgtacatgtgaatggtttttcccCTGTGTGAATACCCTTATGTTCAATGAGGCCAATCTTCCGAGAGAAACATTTCCCACACTCTCCACATTTGAAAGGTTTCTTCCCAGTATGAA encodes the following:
- the LOC142488370 gene encoding uncharacterized protein LOC142488370 → MDPNVLKNFLKEEHSENSDRSRNHPIPRSPEVPKSNDSCHTLDTCKEPVSAENSFVCTECGKQLSNKRSLLRHENIHKKEKHFKCTECGKKFSSKEYLLKHQNIHTGKKPFKCGECGKCFSRKIGLIEHKGIHTGEKPFTCTECGKSYSRKISLFRHHMIHTGTGPFPCTECEKQFSIKGSLLKHQMIHTESKPFSCTVCGKHFISNVRLIEHQMIHTGAKRFPCTECEKSFSLKSNLFKHQRIHTGEKPYQCTECEKQFSAKGSLRQHQKTHTGVKPFTCAECGYSYTTKSRLLEHERIHTGEKPFTCTECGEQFRIKESLLIHHRIHTGEKHFTCTECGEQFRYKKSLLTHLMIHKGEKLFPCTVCGESFSHKGYLLKHHRIHTSEKPLPCSE